The Georgenia faecalis genome includes a window with the following:
- the nrdF gene encoding class 1b ribonucleoside-diphosphate reductase subunit beta, whose protein sequence is MAEKLTLVSSVQAINWNRVQDEKDVEVWDRLTGNFWLPEKIPVSNDIQSWNSLAPHEQLMTTRVFAGLTLLDTVQGTVGAVSLIPDAVTPHEEAVYTNIAFMESVHAKSYSSIFSTLISTKEIDDAFRWSEENTNLQRKAAIVMDYYRGDDPEKRKVASTMLESFLFYSGFYAPMYWSSRAKLTNTADLVRLIIRDEAVHGYYIGYKYQRAVEQASPERRAELKDYTFELLFELYENEEQYTEDLYGPLGLTEDVSAFLRYNANKALMNLGYEGLFPKEATNVNPAILSALSPNADENHDFFSGSGSSYVIGKAVETQDDDWDF, encoded by the coding sequence GTGGCCGAGAAGCTCACGCTGGTCAGCAGCGTCCAGGCGATCAACTGGAACCGCGTCCAGGACGAGAAGGACGTCGAGGTCTGGGACCGCCTCACCGGCAACTTCTGGCTGCCCGAGAAGATCCCGGTGTCCAACGACATCCAGTCGTGGAACAGCCTCGCCCCGCACGAGCAGCTCATGACGACCCGCGTGTTCGCCGGTCTCACGCTCCTCGACACGGTCCAGGGCACGGTGGGTGCGGTCAGCCTCATCCCCGACGCCGTGACCCCGCACGAGGAGGCCGTCTACACGAACATCGCGTTCATGGAGTCGGTGCACGCGAAGAGCTACTCCTCGATCTTCTCCACGCTCATCTCCACCAAGGAGATCGACGACGCCTTCCGCTGGTCCGAGGAGAACACCAACCTCCAGCGCAAGGCCGCGATCGTCATGGACTACTACCGCGGCGACGACCCGGAGAAGCGCAAGGTCGCCTCGACGATGCTCGAGTCGTTCCTCTTCTACTCCGGCTTCTACGCCCCGATGTACTGGTCGAGCCGGGCGAAGCTGACGAACACCGCGGACCTCGTCCGCCTCATCATCCGCGACGAGGCCGTCCACGGGTACTACATCGGCTACAAGTACCAGCGGGCCGTCGAGCAGGCGTCGCCCGAGCGTCGCGCCGAGCTCAAGGACTACACGTTCGAGCTGCTCTTCGAGCTCTACGAGAACGAGGAGCAGTACACCGAGGACCTCTACGGCCCCCTCGGGCTCACCGAGGACGTCTCGGCGTTCCTGCGCTACAACGCCAACAAGGCGCTGATGAACCTCGGCTACGAGGGCCTCTTCCCCAAGGAGGCGACGAACGTCAACCCGGCGATCCTGTCCGCGCTGAGCCCCAACGCCGACGAGAACCACGACTTCTTCTCCGGCTCCGGCTCGAGCTACGTCATCGGCAAGGCCGTGGAGACGCAGGACGACGACTGGGACTTCTGA
- a CDS encoding SDR family oxidoreductase, with product MPRTYVITGAGSGIGAVTTDLLRRAGATVVGVDLRGADVTADLSTAAGRSTAVADVLTATDGRIDAVIACAGISLPIPTTVAVNYYGATEFLEGLRPALAASDAPRAAVISSVSSLQPNSAELVEALLSSSEAEATAIAEELAADPRRGGLIYASSKRAISRWVRARAVSPEWAGAGIPLNAVAPGVVTTPMTAGMLTAPESVAFVDAAVPMPLNYHQPPEAIAHLLIWLTSPENTHCAGQTMYCDGGSDVVLRGEDAWAWADARVGERFGQMRAGQAAAQA from the coding sequence ATGCCGCGTACGTACGTCATCACCGGGGCCGGGTCGGGGATCGGAGCCGTCACCACCGACCTGCTCCGCCGGGCCGGGGCCACCGTCGTCGGGGTGGACCTGCGTGGCGCCGACGTCACCGCGGACCTGTCGACCGCCGCCGGACGCAGCACGGCGGTCGCCGACGTGCTCACCGCCACCGACGGCCGGATCGACGCCGTCATCGCCTGCGCGGGGATCTCGCTGCCCATCCCGACGACCGTGGCGGTCAACTACTACGGCGCCACCGAGTTCCTCGAGGGTCTCCGGCCCGCCCTGGCCGCCTCCGACGCCCCCCGCGCCGCGGTCATCAGCTCAGTGTCGTCGCTGCAGCCGAACTCCGCCGAGCTCGTCGAGGCGCTGCTCTCCTCCTCGGAGGCGGAGGCGACCGCGATCGCGGAGGAGCTCGCCGCCGACCCCCGTCGCGGCGGCCTCATCTACGCCTCGTCCAAGCGCGCGATCTCCCGCTGGGTGCGCGCGCGGGCGGTCTCGCCCGAGTGGGCCGGCGCGGGCATCCCGCTCAACGCGGTGGCCCCGGGCGTCGTCACCACGCCGATGACGGCGGGCATGCTCACCGCACCGGAGTCGGTGGCGTTCGTCGACGCCGCGGTGCCGATGCCGCTCAACTACCACCAGCCCCCCGAGGCGATCGCCCACCTGCTCATCTGGCTCACCTCGCCGGAGAACACCCACTGCGCGGGCCAGACGATGTACTGCGACGGCGGGAGCGACGTCGTCCTGCGCGGCGAGGACGCCTGGGCCTGGGCCGATGCCCGGGTGGGCGAGCGCTTCGGGCAGATGCGCGCCGGCCAGGCGGCCGCGCAGGCGTAG
- the nrdI gene encoding class Ib ribonucleoside-diphosphate reductase assembly flavoprotein NrdI, whose amino-acid sequence MGTVVYFSSASLNTHRFIERLEMPAARIPLRPADPFLRVDDEYVLVVPTYGGGNGRGAVPRQVIAFLNDERNRSLCRGVIAAGNTNFGAAYGLAGDIVSAKVGVPYLYRFELMGTTEDVMRVRQGLEELWLQRSRIPA is encoded by the coding sequence ATGGGAACCGTCGTCTACTTCTCCTCGGCCTCGCTCAACACGCACCGGTTCATCGAACGGCTGGAGATGCCCGCTGCGCGCATCCCGCTGCGCCCCGCGGACCCCTTCCTTCGGGTCGACGACGAGTACGTGCTCGTCGTACCGACGTACGGCGGCGGGAACGGGCGCGGCGCCGTGCCGCGCCAGGTCATCGCCTTCCTCAACGACGAACGCAACCGTTCGCTGTGCCGCGGCGTCATCGCGGCCGGCAACACGAACTTCGGCGCCGCCTACGGCCTGGCCGGGGACATCGTCTCCGCAAAGGTCGGCGTGCCGTACCTGTACCGATTCGAGCTCATGGGAACGACCGAGGACGTCATGCGCGTCCGTCAAGGATTGGAAGAGCTGTGGCTGCAACGCTCACGGATACCGGCATGA
- a CDS encoding S-ribosylhomocysteine lyase → MEKMNVESFNLDHRTVAAPYVRVADTKELPGGDVLVKYDVRFCQPNADHLEMPVVHSLEHLMAEHMRSHTDAVVDISPMGCQTGFYALLAGGTYEEFLDTLEATLADVLEATEVPAANEVQCGWGASHSLEGAQRAAAEFLAHRAEWTQVLA, encoded by the coding sequence GTGGAGAAGATGAACGTCGAGAGCTTCAACCTCGACCACCGGACGGTCGCCGCACCGTACGTACGGGTCGCGGACACCAAGGAGCTGCCGGGCGGTGACGTCCTCGTCAAGTACGACGTGCGCTTCTGCCAGCCGAACGCCGACCACCTCGAGATGCCGGTGGTCCACTCGCTCGAGCACCTCATGGCCGAGCACATGCGCTCCCACACGGACGCGGTGGTGGACATCTCGCCCATGGGCTGCCAGACCGGCTTCTACGCCCTGCTCGCCGGGGGCACCTACGAGGAGTTCCTCGACACGCTCGAGGCCACCCTCGCCGACGTGCTCGAGGCCACCGAGGTCCCCGCCGCCAACGAGGTGCAGTGCGGGTGGGGCGCCAGCCACTCCCTCGAGGGCGCCCAGCGCGCCGCCGCTGAGTTCCTCGCCCACCGCGCCGAGTGGACGCAGGTGCTCGCGTGA
- a CDS encoding LLM class F420-dependent oxidoreductase — protein sequence MDLRIFTEPQQGASYDDQLAMAQRAEQLGFDAFFRSDHFLRMGDGDPLPGPTDAWTTLAGIARETSSIRLGTLVTSATFRHPGILAVQVAQVDAMSGGRVELGLGAGWFGQEHAAYGVPFPDKRFGILEEQLELITGMWGTPVGETYTFAGEHYRLTDSPALPKPVQQPLPIIVGGGGPRRTPRLAARFATEYNQSFPEKDVVVPQIGRVRAACEEAGRNPDELVYSVAFIACVGKDDAEIARRAAAIGREVDELREHGLTGTPAEVVDGLGALAEQGISRVYLQCMDMSDLEHLDLIAAEVLPDAQAL from the coding sequence ATGGACCTGCGCATCTTCACCGAGCCCCAGCAGGGGGCTTCCTACGACGACCAGCTCGCCATGGCACAGCGTGCCGAGCAGCTCGGGTTCGACGCGTTCTTCCGCTCGGACCACTTCCTCCGCATGGGCGACGGCGACCCGCTGCCCGGCCCCACGGACGCGTGGACGACGCTCGCCGGCATCGCCCGTGAGACGTCGAGCATCCGCCTCGGCACGCTCGTCACGTCCGCGACCTTCCGCCACCCCGGCATCCTCGCCGTGCAGGTCGCCCAGGTGGACGCGATGTCGGGCGGACGCGTCGAGCTCGGCCTCGGCGCCGGGTGGTTCGGGCAGGAGCACGCCGCGTACGGGGTTCCCTTCCCGGACAAGCGCTTCGGCATCCTCGAGGAGCAGCTCGAGCTCATCACCGGCATGTGGGGCACCCCCGTCGGGGAGACCTACACGTTCGCCGGTGAGCACTACCGGCTCACCGACTCCCCCGCCCTGCCCAAGCCCGTCCAGCAGCCGCTCCCGATCATCGTCGGCGGCGGCGGACCCCGGCGCACCCCACGTCTCGCCGCCCGCTTCGCCACGGAGTACAACCAGTCCTTCCCCGAGAAGGACGTCGTGGTGCCGCAGATCGGCCGGGTCCGCGCGGCGTGCGAGGAGGCGGGGCGCAACCCCGACGAGCTCGTCTACTCCGTCGCGTTCATCGCCTGCGTCGGCAAGGACGACGCCGAGATCGCCCGGCGCGCCGCCGCCATCGGCCGCGAGGTCGACGAGCTGCGCGAGCACGGCCTCACCGGCACGCCGGCGGAGGTCGTCGACGGGCTGGGCGCCCTCGCCGAGCAGGGCATCTCCCGGGTCTACCTCCAGTGCATGGACATGAGCGACCTCGAGCACCTCGACCTCATCGCCGCCGAGGTCCTGCCCGACGCGCAGGCGCTGTAG
- a CDS encoding LLM class F420-dependent oxidoreductase has protein sequence MRLGFHTGYWSAGPPAGAAEAVAAADDLGLDSVWTAEAYGSDAFTPLAWWGSRTTRTRLGTGIAQMPARTPTATAMAALTLDHLSGGRAILGLGASGPQVVEGWYGQPYPRPLERTREYVDVVRQVLRREAPVTLDGRHYQLPYPGGTGQGKPLRATVHPLRADLPVHLAAQGPKNTALAAEIADGWLPAFFSPALDESYRAALAEGFARRSADLSPADSFEVSATVPVALGRDVEAAASAVRPHVALYVGGMGSATTNFHREALERLGHEAACAEVARRWAAGDRAGAAAAVPTELVLDVALVGTPAQVRDQARAWRRSVVTTLIVQTDPRALPAVVDALREGPPSGA, from the coding sequence CTGCGGCTCGGCTTCCACACCGGCTACTGGTCGGCCGGGCCCCCGGCGGGCGCCGCCGAGGCGGTCGCGGCCGCCGACGACCTCGGACTCGACTCGGTGTGGACCGCCGAGGCGTACGGCTCCGATGCCTTCACCCCACTCGCGTGGTGGGGCTCGCGGACCACGCGAACCCGGTTGGGGACCGGGATCGCGCAGATGCCCGCCCGCACCCCGACCGCGACGGCGATGGCCGCCCTCACCCTCGACCACCTCTCCGGGGGCCGCGCCATCCTCGGGCTCGGCGCCTCCGGGCCGCAGGTGGTGGAGGGCTGGTACGGCCAGCCCTACCCGCGCCCGCTCGAGCGCACCCGCGAGTACGTCGACGTCGTCCGGCAGGTCCTGCGGCGCGAAGCCCCCGTGACCCTCGACGGCCGGCACTACCAGCTGCCGTACCCAGGCGGCACCGGCCAGGGCAAGCCGCTGCGGGCCACCGTCCACCCACTGCGCGCAGACCTGCCCGTGCACCTCGCCGCCCAGGGGCCGAAAAACACCGCCCTGGCGGCGGAGATCGCCGACGGGTGGTTGCCCGCCTTCTTCTCCCCCGCCCTGGACGAGAGCTACCGCGCCGCCCTGGCCGAGGGCTTCGCGCGGCGCTCCGCCGACCTGTCCCCGGCCGACTCGTTCGAGGTGAGCGCAACGGTGCCCGTGGCGCTCGGGCGGGACGTGGAGGCCGCGGCGTCCGCCGTGCGTCCGCACGTCGCGCTGTACGTGGGTGGCATGGGATCGGCGACGACGAACTTCCACCGCGAGGCCCTCGAGCGCCTCGGGCACGAGGCAGCGTGCGCCGAGGTGGCACGCCGCTGGGCCGCCGGCGACCGGGCCGGGGCGGCGGCCGCCGTCCCCACCGAGCTCGTGCTCGACGTCGCCCTCGTCGGCACCCCGGCGCAGGTCCGCGACCAGGCCCGCGCCTGGCGGCGCAGCGTCGTCACCACGCTCATCGTGCAGACCGATCCGCGCGCGCTGCCCGCCGTCGTCGACGCCCTGCGCGAGGGGCCGCCGTCCGGAGCGTGA
- the nrdE gene encoding class 1b ribonucleoside-diphosphate reductase subunit alpha produces the protein MTPTTTATAATQLDYHALNAMLNLYDAEGRIQFDADREAARQYFLQHVIPSSVPFESLHAKLAHLVREGYYEGEVLAQYGPDFLERIWTHAEGMRFRFATFLGAFKYYTSYALKTFDGKRYLERFEDRAVMVALALAEGDEAFALNLVEEIISGRFQPATPTFLNAGKAQRGELVSCFLLRIEDNMESIARGINSALQLSKRGGGVALSLTNVREAGAPIKKIENQSSGVIPVMKLLEDSFSYANQLGARQGAGAVYLHAHHPDILKFLDTKRENADEKIRIKTLSLGVVVPDITFELAKRNEDMHLFSPYDVERVYGVPFSEISVSEKYDELVADDRISKRTIRARDFFQTIAELQFESGYPYLMFEDTVNRENPIAGRITMSNLCSEILQVSTPSAYNEDLSYDVVGKDISCNLGSLNIAKAMDSPDLGRTVGTAVRALTAVSDQTHMTSVPSVERGNTDSHAIGLGQMNLHGYLARERIYYGSEEGLDFTNIYFYTVAFHAITESNRIARERGVSFAGFEHSTYASGAFFTKYVEGEWVPQTERVRRLFADAGVHVPTQEDWRALAASVAEHGLYNQNLQAVPPTGSISYINNSTSSIHPIVSKIEIRKEGKLGRVYYPAPYMTNDNLEYYEDAYEIGPEKIIDTYAAATQHVDQGLSLTLFFKDTVTTRDLNKAQIYAWRKGIKTLYYIRLRQLALTGTEVEGCVSCML, from the coding sequence ATGACCCCCACGACGACCGCGACCGCGGCGACCCAGCTCGACTACCACGCGCTCAACGCGATGCTCAACCTCTACGACGCCGAGGGCCGGATCCAGTTCGACGCGGACCGGGAGGCGGCGCGCCAGTACTTCCTCCAGCACGTCATCCCCTCCTCGGTGCCCTTCGAGAGCCTGCACGCCAAGCTCGCCCACCTGGTCCGCGAGGGGTACTACGAGGGCGAGGTCCTCGCGCAGTACGGGCCGGACTTCCTCGAGCGGATCTGGACGCACGCGGAGGGCATGCGGTTCCGCTTCGCCACGTTCCTCGGTGCGTTCAAGTACTACACGTCCTACGCGCTGAAGACGTTCGACGGCAAGCGTTACCTCGAGCGGTTCGAGGACCGCGCCGTCATGGTCGCCCTCGCCCTGGCCGAGGGGGACGAGGCGTTTGCCCTCAACCTCGTCGAGGAGATCATCTCGGGCCGCTTCCAGCCGGCCACGCCCACCTTCCTCAACGCCGGGAAGGCACAGCGCGGCGAGCTCGTCAGCTGCTTCCTCCTGCGCATCGAGGACAACATGGAGTCCATCGCGCGGGGCATCAACTCCGCCCTCCAGCTGTCCAAGCGCGGTGGCGGCGTCGCCCTGTCACTGACGAACGTCCGCGAGGCCGGTGCGCCGATCAAGAAGATCGAGAACCAGTCCTCCGGCGTCATCCCCGTGATGAAGCTCCTCGAGGACTCCTTCTCCTACGCCAACCAGCTGGGGGCACGCCAGGGCGCCGGCGCCGTCTACCTCCACGCGCACCACCCCGACATCCTCAAGTTCCTCGACACCAAGCGCGAGAACGCCGACGAGAAGATCCGGATCAAGACCCTCTCGCTCGGCGTCGTCGTCCCGGACATCACGTTCGAGCTCGCCAAGCGCAACGAGGACATGCACCTGTTCTCCCCGTACGACGTCGAGCGGGTCTACGGCGTGCCGTTCTCCGAGATCAGCGTGAGCGAGAAGTACGACGAGCTCGTCGCCGACGACCGCATCAGCAAGCGCACGATCCGGGCGCGGGACTTCTTCCAGACGATCGCGGAGCTGCAGTTCGAGTCCGGCTACCCGTACCTCATGTTCGAGGACACGGTGAACCGCGAGAACCCCATCGCGGGCCGGATCACCATGTCCAACCTGTGCTCGGAGATCCTCCAGGTCTCCACGCCCTCGGCCTACAACGAGGACCTGTCCTACGACGTCGTCGGCAAGGACATCTCCTGCAACCTCGGCTCGCTCAACATCGCCAAGGCCATGGACTCCCCGGACCTCGGCCGCACCGTGGGCACCGCCGTGCGGGCCCTCACCGCGGTCTCCGACCAGACGCACATGACGTCGGTCCCCTCGGTCGAGCGCGGCAACACCGACTCGCACGCCATCGGCCTCGGCCAGATGAACCTCCACGGCTACCTCGCCCGGGAGCGGATCTACTACGGGTCCGAGGAGGGCCTGGACTTCACCAACATCTACTTCTACACGGTGGCGTTCCACGCGATCACGGAGTCCAACCGGATCGCCCGGGAGCGCGGGGTCTCCTTCGCCGGGTTCGAGCACTCCACCTACGCGAGCGGGGCGTTCTTCACCAAGTACGTCGAGGGCGAGTGGGTGCCGCAGACCGAGCGGGTGCGCCGGCTGTTCGCCGACGCCGGCGTGCACGTGCCCACCCAGGAGGACTGGCGCGCGCTGGCGGCCTCGGTCGCCGAGCACGGCCTGTACAACCAGAACCTCCAGGCGGTGCCGCCCACGGGCTCCATCTCCTACATCAACAACTCGACCTCCTCGATCCACCCGATCGTGTCGAAGATCGAGATCCGCAAGGAGGGCAAGCTCGGGCGGGTCTACTACCCGGCGCCCTACATGACCAACGACAACCTCGAGTACTACGAGGACGCGTACGAGATCGGCCCCGAGAAGATCATCGACACGTACGCGGCCGCCACGCAGCACGTCGACCAGGGCCTGTCGCTCACCCTGTTCTTCAAGGACACCGTCACCACGCGGGACCTCAACAAGGCGCAGATCTACGCGTGGCGCAAGGGCATCAAGACGCTGTACTACATCCGGCTGCGCCAGCTCGCGCTCACCGGCACCGAGGTCGAGGGCTGCGTGTCCTGCATGCTGTGA
- a CDS encoding ChaB family protein codes for MPKTTKDGKPKQSELPETLKRSPVKAQRTFAKAHDAAAEEYGDAERAHRVGYSALKHSFEKVGDHWEPKDEPGPSDRQAEGGADTDRPTAGGVDANASKSHLYDVAKKLDVPGRSTMTKDELVEAIQKANARESRTSRS; via the coding sequence ATGCCGAAGACCACCAAGGACGGCAAGCCGAAGCAGTCGGAGCTGCCTGAGACCCTCAAGCGCTCACCCGTCAAGGCGCAGCGCACGTTCGCCAAGGCGCACGACGCGGCGGCCGAGGAGTACGGCGACGCCGAGCGCGCCCACCGGGTCGGGTACTCCGCGCTCAAGCACAGCTTCGAGAAGGTGGGCGACCACTGGGAGCCCAAGGACGAGCCGGGCCCGTCCGACCGGCAGGCCGAGGGCGGGGCGGACACCGACCGTCCGACGGCGGGCGGCGTGGACGCCAACGCCTCCAAGTCCCACCTCTACGACGTCGCGAAGAAGCTCGACGTGCCGGGGCGCTCGACGATGACCAAGGACGAGCTCGTCGAGGCGATCCAGAAGGCCAACGCCCGCGAGAGCCGCACGTCACGCTCCTGA
- a CDS encoding DNA-3-methyladenine glycosylase I, with protein MRCFGDGDPLYERYHDEEWGRPLADGDDDERALFERISLEAFQSGLSWLVVLRKREAFREAFRGFDPHAVAAFTDDDVDRLLADAGIIRNRAKVEATIANARALLALHDRGETLAGLLARHAPPPREAPPADPSQVPSATAESHALAKELRGAGFRFVGPTTAYATMQAVGVVDDHLATCDVRASARG; from the coding sequence ATGCGCTGCTTCGGGGACGGTGATCCGCTGTACGAGCGGTACCACGACGAGGAATGGGGCCGACCGCTTGCGGACGGCGACGACGACGAGCGCGCGCTGTTCGAGCGGATCAGCCTCGAGGCCTTCCAGTCGGGCCTGTCCTGGTTGGTGGTGCTGCGCAAGCGCGAGGCCTTCCGCGAGGCCTTCCGCGGCTTCGACCCGCACGCGGTCGCCGCATTCACCGACGACGACGTCGACCGCCTGCTCGCCGACGCCGGCATCATCCGCAACCGGGCGAAGGTCGAGGCGACCATCGCCAACGCCCGGGCGCTCCTCGCCCTGCACGACCGGGGCGAGACGCTCGCCGGCCTCCTCGCCCGCCACGCACCGCCACCCCGCGAGGCGCCCCCGGCCGACCCGTCGCAGGTGCCCTCGGCGACGGCGGAGTCCCACGCGCTGGCCAAGGAGCTCCGGGGGGCCGGGTTCCGCTTCGTCGGGCCGACGACCGCCTACGCGACCATGCAGGCGGTCGGCGTCGTCGACGACCACCTCGCCACCTGCGACGTGCGCGCGTCCGCCCGCGGATGA
- a CDS encoding VOC family protein: MAGELAFFELGVADTARGRAFYERLFGWTFSPGPGEDGYMIATPGVPGGMHGGDAGASPYAFFRVDDIEAAKARVVELGGGVDDNHDVEGEDDAQDQYGRFVLCRDDQGSPFGLFQAPTGAAPGQA, encoded by the coding sequence ATGGCTGGTGAGCTGGCGTTCTTCGAGCTGGGGGTGGCGGACACCGCGCGGGGGCGAGCCTTCTACGAGCGCCTCTTCGGCTGGACCTTCTCACCCGGTCCCGGCGAGGACGGGTACATGATCGCGACGCCCGGCGTCCCGGGCGGCATGCACGGCGGTGATGCCGGGGCGAGCCCGTACGCGTTCTTCCGCGTGGACGACATCGAGGCCGCGAAGGCGCGCGTGGTCGAGCTCGGCGGGGGCGTCGACGACAACCACGACGTCGAGGGCGAGGACGACGCCCAGGACCAGTACGGGCGCTTCGTCCTGTGCCGGGACGACCAGGGGTCGCCGTTCGGGCTCTTCCAGGCCCCGACGGGCGCAGCGCCCGGCCAGGCGTGA
- the nrdH gene encoding glutaredoxin-like protein NrdH: MSITVFSKPACVQCDATYRALDKHGLTYEVVDISTDVEALQTVKALGYLQAPVVFADGDHWSGFRPDKIRALAHQAMAVAV; this comes from the coding sequence ATGAGCATCACCGTCTTCAGCAAGCCGGCCTGTGTCCAGTGCGATGCCACGTACCGGGCCCTGGACAAGCACGGGCTGACCTACGAGGTCGTCGACATCTCGACGGACGTCGAGGCACTGCAGACGGTCAAGGCGCTGGGTTACCTCCAGGCGCCCGTCGTCTTCGCCGACGGCGACCACTGGTCCGGGTTCCGCCCGGACAAGATCCGCGCGCTGGCCCACCAGGCCATGGCCGTCGCGGTCTGA
- a CDS encoding alpha/beta hydrolase, whose protein sequence is MVATIAGALVVVAVGLVGALWFGQRALIYHPDGTSPPPAAAVLPDGRDVVLRTSDGLELGAYHRPPSPGCATTVLVTPGNGGNRGGRAPLARALAEQGFGVLLLDYRGYGGNPGAPTEQGLARDARAARTFLLAEGVAPDALVYLGESLGAAVAAELAAAHPPAALVLRSPFTTLAAAGQAAYGLPVGVLLRDRYPVVDHVAQVRAPTAVVYGTADTIVPADQSREVARTARKAGVDVVEVTVDGGGHNDPEVAQGRALIDALVEVTGRCGT, encoded by the coding sequence ATGGTCGCGACGATCGCCGGCGCCCTGGTCGTCGTCGCGGTGGGGCTCGTCGGTGCCCTGTGGTTCGGCCAGCGCGCGCTCATCTACCACCCCGACGGCACCTCGCCGCCCCCGGCCGCCGCCGTGCTGCCCGACGGGCGCGACGTCGTCCTGCGGACGAGCGACGGGCTGGAGCTCGGCGCCTACCACCGGCCGCCCTCGCCGGGCTGCGCCACGACCGTGCTCGTCACGCCCGGCAACGGCGGCAACCGCGGCGGGCGGGCGCCCCTGGCGCGTGCCCTGGCGGAGCAGGGCTTCGGCGTCCTCCTCCTCGACTACCGCGGCTACGGCGGCAACCCCGGAGCCCCCACCGAGCAGGGCCTCGCCCGTGACGCCCGCGCCGCCCGCACCTTCCTCCTCGCCGAGGGGGTGGCCCCCGACGCGCTCGTCTACCTCGGGGAGAGCCTCGGCGCGGCGGTGGCGGCGGAGCTCGCCGCCGCGCACCCGCCGGCCGCGCTCGTCCTGCGCTCGCCGTTCACCACGCTCGCGGCCGCCGGCCAGGCGGCGTACGGCCTGCCCGTCGGCGTGCTCCTCCGGGACCGGTACCCCGTGGTCGACCACGTCGCCCAGGTGCGCGCGCCGACCGCCGTCGTCTACGGCACGGCGGACACCATCGTGCCGGCCGACCAGAGCCGGGAGGTCGCGCGCACGGCGCGGAAGGCGGGTGTCGATGTCGTCGAGGTGACGGTGGACGGCGGCGGACACAACGACCCCGAGGTGGCCCAGGGGCGGGCGCTCATCGACGCCCTCGTCGAGGTCACGGGGCGGTGCGGGACCTGA